The bacterium DNA window CTCTTTTGCCGCCGCCGCGGTTCTGGTGTTGAGCCTGGCCGCCACCGGTTTTGCCCAGCAAGCCACCAAGCCCATGGCCAAGCAACAGATGACAGCGCCGGCCAAAGCCGAGCACAAGCGCATAAGGGCCACGACGGCCCCGCTCAAGCTTACCAAGGAGGAAATGACCGCGCTGCAAAACGCCTTGATCGCTGCCAAAGCCTACCACGGCAAGGCCAACGGCATGCTCGACACGGCGACCAAGGCGGCGTTACGGCGGTATCAGCAGGACAACAAGCTGAAAGTGACCGGCGAGCCCAATGCGGAAACGCTGGACAAGCTCGGCGTATCTCATCCGGCCGCGAGCATGCCGACGGCGGCGCCGGCGATGACGCATCCGGAGGATGGGAAACCGCCGGCTGCTTCCAAAACCAAAGCAGCCACCCACAAATCCGACACGCAGCAGAACTGATGATGCTGGTTGCGGATGAAAGGTGCAGAACCAATGAGGGCGACGGCTGGCGAAGAGCGTCGCCCTTTTTGCCAATTGCGGAGTACTGATCTCGTGAAAAGGCATAAACCTCCATTGTTCGTTCTGATCGCGCTGGTTGCCGGACTCGCAGGCGGACTCCTCATCGCCTCCAGTCTGGAGTGGACGCCGGTCAGTGCCGGCCGCAGCAAGCCGGACAGTTTGTCGCAAAACTCGTCTCCCTCGGCGGCGCGCGCGCTCGCCGGTCAGTTGAGTGATCTCTTCGAAAGCGCCGCGGATAAGGTCAGTGTTTCAGTCGTGCCGATCTTTTCCGAGCAAGAAGTGCAGGTCGCCAGTCCCTTCGGCTCGCCGGAGGATCCTTTCCGCGATTTTTTTGGCGACGATTTCTTCAAACACTTC harbors:
- a CDS encoding peptidoglycan-binding protein: MKRIISFAAAAVLVLSLAATGFAQQATKPMAKQQMTAPAKAEHKRIRATTAPLKLTKEEMTALQNALIAAKAYHGKANGMLDTATKAALRRYQQDNKLKVTGEPNAETLDKLGVSHPAASMPTAAPAMTHPEDGKPPAASKTKAATHKSDTQQN